A portion of the Desmodus rotundus isolate HL8 chromosome 8, HLdesRot8A.1, whole genome shotgun sequence genome contains these proteins:
- the EPM2AIP1 gene encoding EPM2A-interacting protein 1: protein MWMTPKRSKMEFEETRGFRPEWTQRYLVVEPPEGEGALCLVCAHLVVSTCERDVRRHYEAEHQYYQRYVEEGERAALVERLRQGDVPEIIPPTPEERAARAGLGIARLLALKGRGWGEGDFVYQLMEVVLKDVLPDHVGVLGGIDLSPDTIRQRVLNINENLRSQLFNRAKDFKAYSLALDDQAFVAYENYLLVFVRGVDQDLEVQEELLTIINLTHHFSVGALMAAILEALQTAGLSLQRMVGLTTTHTLRMIGENSGLVSYMREKAVSPNCWNVIHYSGFLHLELLSSYDVDVSQVINTVSEWILLIKTRGIRRPEFQALLTSSESEHGERVNGRCLNNWLRRGKTLKLLFSLRKEIEAFLASVGATTAHFSDQQWLCDFGFLVDIMDHLRELSELLRFNRVFAATAFDHICNFEVKLNLLQRHIEEKNLTHFAALREVVDELKQHVKDDEKILDPNRYKVVISRLQKDFDRHFKDLKFIKKDLELFANPFNFKPEYAPISVRVELTKLQASSELWEEYRNKDLGQFYAGLSAESYPIIKGVACKVASLFDSSEICEKAFSYLIRNQHTLSQPLTDEHLHALFRIATTEMEPHWDALLRARNDPNP from the coding sequence ATGTGGATGACACCTAAGAGGAGCAAAATGGAATTCGAGGAGACTCGGGGATTCCGGCCCGAATGGACCCAGCGTTATTTGGTGGTGGAGCCTCCGGAGGGCGAAGGGGCCCTGTGCCTGGTCTGTGCCCATCTCGTCGTATCCACCTGCGAACGCGACGTCAGGCGCCACTACGAGGCCGAGCACCAATACTACCAGCGGTATGTGGAGGAGGGCGAGCGCGCGGCCCTGGTGGAGCGTCTGCGGCAGGGGGACGTGCCCGAGATCATCCCGCCCACCCCCGAGGAGCGGGCTGCTCGTGCAGGCCTCGGGATCGCCCGCCTCTTGGCCCTGAAGGGTCGCGGCTGGGGTGAAGGGGACTTCGTGTACCAGTTAATGGAGGTGGTGCTGAAAGATGTACTGCCGGATCACGTAGGCGTTTTGGGTGGCATCGATTTATCTCCAGACACCATCCGGCAGAGGGTCCTGAACATTAACGAGAATCTACGCAGTCAGCTTTTTAACCGAGCCAAGGACTTTAAAGCCTATTCCCTGGCGTTGGACGACCAGGCTTTTGTGGCCTATGAGAACTACCTCCTGGTCTTTGTCCGCGGCGTGGACCAGGACTTGGAGGTGCAAGAAGAGCTTCTGACCATAATCAACCTAACTCATCACTTCAGTGTCGGTGCTCTCATGGCGGCAATCCTTGAGGCCCTGCAGACAGCAGGGCTTAGCTTGCAGCGAATGGTTGGACTAACCACGACCCACACTCTGAGGATGATTGGTGAGAACTCGGGACTGGTGTCATACATGAGAGAGAAGGCTGTAAGCCCCAACTGTTGGAATGTCATCCATTATTCGGGATTTCTTCACTTGGAGCTGTTGAGCTCCTACGATGTAGACGTGAGTCAGGTTATAAATACCGTATCTGAATGGATACTTTTGATTAAAACAAGAGGCATTAGACGACCCGAGTTTCAGGCTTTACTAACTTCATCTGAATCAGAGCATGGCGAAAGGGTTAATGGACGGTGTCTGAACAATTGGCTTAGAAGAGGGAAAACCTTAAAACTGCTGTTTTCGTTAAGGAAAGAGATAGAAGCATTCTTGGCTTCCGTAGGGGCAACAACAGCCCATTTCTCAGACCAGCAATGGCTTTGCGACTTCGGCTTCTTGGTAGATATTATGGACCACCTTCGAGAACTCAGTGAACTGCTGCGATTCAATAGAGTCTTTGCTGCTACTGCCTTTGACCATATTTGTAACTTTGAAGTTAAGCTGAATTTACTTCAGAGACATATTGAGGAGAAAAATCTAACGCACTTTGCTGCCTTGAGAGAAGTTGTGGATGAGCTTAAACAGCATGTTAAAGACGATGAAAAAATCCTTGATCCTAATCGGTACAAAGTGGTGATCAGTCGCCTTCAAAAAGACTTTGATAGACATTTCAAGGACCTCAAGTTCATTAAAAAGGACTTAGAACTGTTTGCAAACCCATTTAACTTTAAGCCTGAATATGCACCTATTTCAGTAAGGGTGGAGCTCACAAAACTCCAGGCAAGTTCCGAACTGTGGGAGGAATACAGAAACAAAGACTTGGGACAGTTCTACGCTGGACTGTCTGCTGAGTCTTACCCAATTATCAAAGGGGTTGCCTGTAAGGTGGCATCCTTGTTTGACAGCAGCGAAATCTGCGAGAAGGCTTTTTCATATTTGATTCGAAACCAGCACACCTTGAGCCAGCCGCTGACGGATGAGCATCTCCACGCCCTGTTTAGGATCGCCACGACTGAAATGGAGCCACACTGGGACGCTCTTCTGAGAGCCAGAAATGACCCTAATCCGTGA